The Williamsia sp. DF01-3 genome has a window encoding:
- a CDS encoding DMT family transporter: MSVSSFTPVTLIGGILQFVDARTLPGFGLVMGVTSAVSFGTSGPLAKGLIDSGWSSAAVTAVRLGAGSLLLLVPLILLRRNLFAQWSRSPMLVVSYGILGVAVVQLSFFNAVRYLDVPVALLIEYSGLILVVAYDWLIRGRTPTTLTGVGCVIALAGLVMVIVGGGDIGDIDPVGFVWAVIAGVGLAAYFILATEDFGKSGQSVEPLALTTGGLLLGTAVIGIAGALGLLPMAAGTGSTVLADTSVPWWVVALAIAGISTSLAYVTGVHAVRLLGATPASFVALIEVLSSAVVSWWLLGQTMTVAQLAGAAVLLSGLVAVNMGGRLKSDSQLAARVPVE, from the coding sequence ATGAGTGTAAGCAGTTTTACTCCTGTCACCCTCATCGGAGGAATCTTGCAGTTCGTTGATGCGCGCACCCTGCCCGGGTTCGGTTTGGTGATGGGCGTGACGTCGGCCGTGTCGTTCGGCACCTCGGGACCGCTCGCCAAGGGACTGATCGACAGCGGCTGGTCCTCGGCCGCGGTGACGGCCGTACGCCTGGGCGCCGGCTCGCTCCTACTCCTCGTTCCGCTGATATTGTTGCGCCGCAACCTTTTTGCCCAGTGGTCCCGATCGCCGATGCTCGTGGTCTCCTACGGCATCCTCGGCGTCGCCGTCGTCCAACTCAGCTTCTTCAACGCGGTCCGATACCTCGACGTGCCGGTTGCCCTGCTCATCGAATACTCGGGGCTGATCCTCGTGGTGGCGTACGACTGGCTCATCCGAGGACGCACGCCGACGACCTTGACCGGCGTCGGCTGTGTCATCGCACTTGCCGGGCTGGTGATGGTCATCGTCGGCGGGGGCGACATCGGTGACATCGACCCCGTCGGGTTCGTGTGGGCCGTCATCGCCGGCGTCGGGCTCGCGGCCTATTTCATCCTGGCCACCGAGGATTTCGGCAAGTCAGGTCAGAGCGTGGAGCCGTTGGCCCTGACCACCGGCGGATTGCTGCTCGGTACAGCGGTGATCGGCATCGCCGGCGCGCTGGGTCTACTGCCCATGGCCGCGGGCACCGGGTCCACCGTGCTCGCCGACACCTCGGTGCCCTGGTGGGTGGTCGCACTGGCGATAGCCGGGATCTCCACCAGCCTCGCGTACGTCACCGGCGTACATGCCGTTCGGCTCCTCGGCGCCACTCCCGCGTCGTTCGTGGCGCTCATCGAGGTGCTGTCGTCCGCAGTGGTGTCGTGGTGGCTGCTGGGCCAGACCATGACCGTCGCCCAGCTGGCGGGCGCGGCGGTGCTGCTGTCGGGGCTGGTGGCGGTCAACATGGGCGGGCGGCTCAAGAGTGATTCACAACTCGCGGCGCGGGTACCCGTGGAATAA
- a CDS encoding CGNR zinc finger domain-containing protein, producing the protein MLFAHDTDVALVATAALINTGRDDVDTLSTTGELRDFLDDQGYTGRRDGDATELDAVRALRTRLDTLWQLGIDDAAHEVNVMLREADARPYLTRHDGWDWHIHVTEPEAPLADRMAAENAMALIDLIRTDQLSRLKTCAGEGCRLVFIDLSRNRSRRFCSDGGCGNRAHVAAYRRRRAEQD; encoded by the coding sequence ATGCTATTTGCTCATGACACCGACGTCGCGTTGGTGGCCACTGCCGCGTTGATCAACACCGGCCGCGACGACGTCGACACGCTGAGCACCACCGGCGAGCTCCGCGACTTCCTCGACGACCAGGGCTACACGGGCCGCCGGGACGGTGACGCCACCGAACTCGATGCCGTGCGAGCACTGCGCACCCGGCTCGACACCCTCTGGCAACTCGGTATCGATGACGCGGCGCACGAGGTGAACGTGATGCTCCGAGAGGCGGACGCCCGGCCGTACCTCACCCGCCACGACGGTTGGGATTGGCATATCCACGTCACCGAACCCGAGGCGCCGCTGGCCGACCGTATGGCCGCAGAGAACGCGATGGCGTTGATCGACCTGATCCGCACCGATCAGCTGAGCCGGCTGAAGACATGTGCGGGAGAGGGTTGCCGACTCGTCTTCATCGACTTGTCCCGCAACCGATCTCGTCGATTCTGCAGTGATGGGGGATGTGGCAACAGGGCCCACGTCGCGGCATACCGCAGGCGCCGGGCCGAACAGGACTGA
- a CDS encoding type III polyketide synthase yields the protein MATAFVNQISTAVPDLDVHNIFVDHAPELIEERRKMLLFRRMAERAQISHRWSAVEDPITFYGGDPSSVDTETRMVEYEDKAPKLARKAVEGLDLGDAADEITHLVIVTCTGFYSPGIDYDIIKTCGISPNVDRTQIGFMGCFAGITGLKTADNIVRANPQAKVLLVSVELCSVHMQQPKSLESMLSFLIFGDGCAAAVISADRSGIELDSFKQVMVPDTRDLITWRIGNAGYDMVLSGKVPGQLGRALNQENLKLILAGRTPGDIDLWAIHPGGRTILDAVENALELEPSALEVSRYVLDNYGNMSSATVLFVLAEMMKRAAAGGPTGMGSAMAFGPGLTAETMLFRL from the coding sequence ATGGCTACTGCCTTTGTCAACCAGATCAGCACCGCTGTACCCGACCTCGATGTCCACAACATCTTCGTCGACCACGCGCCCGAACTGATCGAGGAACGGCGCAAGATGCTGTTGTTCCGGCGGATGGCAGAGCGTGCCCAGATCTCTCATCGGTGGTCCGCGGTGGAGGACCCGATCACCTTCTACGGCGGAGACCCGAGCTCGGTCGACACCGAGACACGAATGGTGGAGTACGAGGACAAGGCCCCGAAACTTGCACGTAAGGCCGTCGAAGGCCTCGATCTCGGTGACGCGGCCGACGAGATCACCCATCTCGTGATCGTCACCTGTACCGGATTCTATTCCCCGGGAATCGATTACGACATCATCAAGACCTGTGGCATCAGCCCCAACGTCGACCGCACCCAGATCGGATTCATGGGCTGTTTCGCCGGTATCACCGGACTCAAGACCGCCGACAACATCGTCCGCGCCAACCCGCAGGCGAAAGTGCTGCTCGTGAGCGTCGAGCTGTGCTCGGTTCACATGCAGCAGCCCAAGAGCCTGGAATCGATGTTGTCGTTCTTGATCTTCGGGGACGGGTGTGCCGCCGCCGTCATCTCGGCCGATCGATCGGGCATCGAGCTCGACTCGTTCAAACAGGTCATGGTTCCCGATACGCGGGATCTGATCACCTGGCGCATCGGCAACGCCGGCTACGACATGGTTCTTTCCGGCAAGGTCCCCGGACAGTTGGGCCGCGCACTGAACCAGGAGAACCTCAAACTCATCCTTGCCGGGCGCACCCCCGGCGACATCGATCTCTGGGCGATCCACCCGGGGGGCCGCACCATTCTCGACGCGGTGGAGAACGCACTGGAACTCGAGCCCTCCGCCTTGGAGGTGTCGCGGTACGTGCTCGACAACTACGGCAACATGTCGTCGGCCACCGTGCTGTTCGTGCTCGCCGAGATGATGAAACGGGCAGCCGCTGGAGGCCCGACCGGGATGGGTAGTGCGATGGCATTCGGGCCAGGCCTGACTGCGGAGACGATGCTGTTCCGCCTCTGA
- a CDS encoding glycosyltransferase has product MSFSRSTFGLPIRRGDVDDGALVATSGVRWGWKDEVRRVPGVLLCSAPLTGHVAPMIAIGRQLRLDGWTVVVLTGSRFRRRIEEAGLAHVPLPASCDFDDRDLDRVFPGRHRMPGVLRSRFDLEHLFAAKIADQYRALSALVDETDVDVVLAENLFLGVLPLLRRPAGGRESVRSVRRR; this is encoded by the coding sequence GTGTCGTTCAGCCGCTCGACCTTTGGGCTGCCGATCCGTCGCGGTGACGTCGACGATGGCGCTCTTGTGGCAACATCGGGAGTTCGGTGGGGCTGGAAGGACGAGGTTCGCAGGGTGCCCGGTGTCTTGTTGTGCAGTGCGCCGCTGACAGGCCATGTGGCGCCGATGATCGCCATCGGCCGACAACTCCGGCTGGACGGCTGGACCGTTGTGGTTCTCACCGGCAGCCGGTTTCGCCGCCGCATCGAAGAGGCGGGACTGGCACACGTTCCGCTTCCTGCGTCGTGTGACTTCGATGACCGCGACCTCGACCGGGTCTTTCCCGGCCGCCACCGGATGCCTGGCGTCCTGCGGTCGCGTTTTGACCTCGAGCATCTGTTCGCGGCAAAGATCGCCGACCAATACCGAGCGCTGTCGGCGCTCGTTGACGAGACCGACGTCGATGTGGTGTTGGCCGAAAATCTGTTCCTGGGTGTTCTCCCACTGCTCCGGCGGCCGGCCGGCGGCCGAGAGTCGGTTCGGTCTGTACGTCGCCGTTGA
- a CDS encoding glycosyltransferase, with protein MVNSQDTGPFGPGFPPSTTRLGMMRNRMLTVGAEHLVLRRVQHLADTAVRECVGHGAGAFILDWPLLADDIFVLTTPSFEYPRRDLAGRLDFVGPVLDPVGSKHDPPEWWPEVTGSRRVVVVTQGTLDNGDLSKLVEPTLAGLADMDTVVVAATGGKPQSSVRVRTANSIVTEFVPFDLMLPKADVLVTNGGWGGVHYALRHGVPMVVAGTTEDKNEVAARIVRSGCGIRLRSVRPRAIRRAVETVFSDPGYRRRARELGDEIAQLDGPANISLALTRPPRAQARSAG; from the coding sequence ATGGTGAACAGCCAGGACACGGGTCCGTTCGGGCCAGGGTTCCCGCCGTCGACCACGCGCCTGGGCATGATGCGCAACCGAATGCTGACCGTGGGCGCCGAACACCTCGTGCTGCGCCGGGTGCAACACCTCGCCGACACCGCGGTGCGTGAATGCGTCGGGCACGGTGCCGGCGCGTTCATCCTGGATTGGCCACTGCTGGCCGACGACATCTTTGTGCTCACCACGCCATCGTTCGAATACCCGCGACGAGACCTCGCCGGCCGTCTCGATTTTGTCGGTCCGGTTCTCGATCCGGTTGGCAGCAAGCATGATCCGCCGGAATGGTGGCCCGAGGTGACCGGCTCGAGGCGAGTCGTGGTGGTGACGCAGGGCACCCTCGACAACGGTGACCTGAGCAAGCTGGTGGAACCGACCCTGGCCGGTCTGGCGGACATGGACACCGTGGTGGTCGCTGCGACAGGTGGCAAGCCGCAATCCTCGGTGCGGGTTCGAACGGCCAATTCGATCGTCACGGAGTTCGTTCCGTTCGATCTCATGCTGCCGAAGGCAGACGTGCTGGTCACCAACGGCGGCTGGGGCGGGGTGCACTACGCCTTGAGGCACGGCGTTCCGATGGTGGTTGCCGGGACGACCGAGGACAAGAACGAGGTCGCCGCCCGAATAGTCCGTTCCGGGTGTGGGATTCGGCTCCGATCGGTGCGACCGCGGGCGATTCGTCGCGCGGTCGAGACGGTGTTCTCCGATCCGGGGTATCGCCGGCGTGCTCGTGAACTGGGCGACGAGATCGCGCAGCTCGACGGGCCGGCCAACATCAGCCTGGCGCTCACCCGGCCGCCCCGGGCACAAGCGCGGTCGGCCGGATGA
- a CDS encoding bifunctional 3-(3-hydroxy-phenyl)propionate/3-hydroxycinnamic acid hydroxylase — protein sequence MTTVPVVVVGAGPTGLTAACLLAAHGVDCVVVERRRGVHPLPRAVHLDDEVYRILQSAGAATEFAPSGRAAHGLRLVNPRGRVLMEFARDRAVGHCGWRETTMFDQPDLERALRCALAEHPGTQVMEGSVVEAITPRTGGAVVSVRRDSGARATLHARYVLGCDGASSAVAQAIGGTWRDLRFTQEWLVVDVRTSHEVTMWPGVHQVCAGSGASTFMRIGADRYRWEFRLAADLDREPDALWALGEIRKSLPRSCDIEVVRTARYRHAARVARRWRAGPLFILGDAAHLTPPFIGQGLGAGQRDAMNLTWKLAAVLDGRADDRLLDSYQTERAPHVLRSVVAATAIGRSMSVEPGPGRAAVDAVLRGIGGAPGAATIGPRLIYPRVGRGGLPARERIRRGSGRLGALFPQFVLRSGPDGEMVAGSDDVLGLGPVLVHDGRFTDELADHADVVGARRVAVGEFGPAAPQLTEWLRSGHLNAVLVRPDRVIAAVESASGRVTALRTCAFRT from the coding sequence ATGACAACGGTGCCGGTGGTGGTCGTCGGGGCCGGGCCGACGGGTCTGACCGCGGCCTGCCTGCTGGCCGCACACGGCGTTGATTGTGTGGTGGTGGAACGACGGCGGGGCGTGCATCCGTTGCCTCGTGCTGTCCACCTCGACGACGAGGTCTACCGGATACTGCAAAGTGCCGGTGCTGCAACCGAGTTCGCGCCCAGCGGGCGAGCCGCACATGGTTTGCGCTTGGTGAATCCGCGGGGCCGGGTGTTGATGGAGTTCGCACGTGATCGCGCCGTGGGTCACTGCGGCTGGCGTGAGACAACGATGTTCGATCAGCCGGATCTGGAACGGGCACTGCGCTGCGCCCTGGCCGAACACCCGGGAACCCAGGTGATGGAAGGTTCCGTCGTAGAGGCGATCACACCCCGAACCGGCGGGGCGGTGGTGAGCGTCCGACGGGACTCCGGTGCTCGCGCCACGCTGCACGCACGCTACGTCCTCGGTTGCGATGGCGCTTCGAGTGCGGTGGCGCAAGCCATCGGAGGGACATGGCGCGACCTGCGGTTCACCCAGGAGTGGCTGGTCGTCGATGTCCGTACCTCCCACGAGGTGACGATGTGGCCGGGCGTGCACCAGGTTTGCGCGGGGTCTGGAGCATCGACGTTCATGCGAATCGGAGCTGACCGGTACCGGTGGGAGTTCCGGCTAGCGGCCGATCTGGACCGCGAGCCGGACGCGCTCTGGGCACTCGGTGAGATACGGAAGTCGCTGCCCCGCAGCTGCGACATCGAGGTGGTCCGGACGGCGCGATACCGGCACGCCGCGCGGGTGGCACGGCGTTGGCGCGCAGGCCCACTGTTCATCCTGGGCGATGCCGCACATCTCACCCCGCCCTTCATCGGTCAGGGACTCGGCGCAGGACAACGCGATGCGATGAACCTCACCTGGAAGCTCGCTGCCGTACTCGACGGCCGCGCGGACGACCGACTGTTGGACAGCTACCAGACCGAACGCGCACCGCACGTCCTGCGGTCGGTGGTCGCGGCAACAGCGATCGGCCGGTCCATGTCCGTCGAGCCCGGGCCGGGCAGAGCGGCCGTGGACGCGGTATTGCGTGGGATCGGCGGTGCGCCAGGTGCCGCGACCATCGGGCCGCGGCTGATCTATCCACGGGTCGGCAGAGGAGGCCTGCCCGCACGGGAGCGCATCCGACGGGGGAGTGGTCGACTCGGCGCGTTGTTCCCCCAATTCGTCCTGCGCTCTGGCCCCGACGGTGAGATGGTGGCCGGCTCCGACGACGTGCTGGGGCTCGGCCCGGTGCTGGTGCACGACGGCCGGTTCACCGACGAGCTGGCCGACCACGCGGATGTCGTTGGTGCACGCAGAGTGGCGGTCGGCGAATTCGGCCCGGCCGCACCCCAACTCACCGAGTGGCTTCGCAGCGGCCATCTCAACGCAGTTCTCGTTCGGCCGGACCGGGTGATTGCCGCCGTGGAGTCGGCGTCCGGCCGGGTCACAGCGTTGAGGACATGCGCGTTCAGAACATGA
- a CDS encoding lipase family protein has protein sequence MGLTRRTVALAALVVALVLAGCGGEATSTSTGEETSWTNPAHLPFPGPGDVVEVTDWVSGGAEATQVSGKRILYRSTDIENQPIVVSGTVFVPPGQAPEGGWPILAIGHGSTGINVDCAPSLTPDLYGLLRLVRNYLRAGMAVTFADYSGLGTPSGPHPYLDPYAAARTVIDSVRAIRHVFPSMSSTWATYGISQGGAASWAADELAADYAPELRLVGAVAQVPSTDKTPMVDLAAAGTLTLEQQGILQWLEESLARRHADFDLNNYRQGGLAERWTDLSGCGRSNARERALRQISASEFAPSSPAAAERLRTLLQSMALPRTRLSAPLYVLYGGADRFNAPEWITAGIRKACELGGPITITYSPGAGHGNVDTSGIARYLADRVAGVPVRDDCRR, from the coding sequence GTGGGTCTGACGAGGCGAACGGTTGCACTCGCCGCACTGGTTGTGGCCCTTGTGCTCGCCGGCTGTGGTGGCGAAGCCACCTCGACATCGACCGGCGAGGAGACGAGCTGGACCAACCCGGCGCATCTGCCGTTCCCGGGTCCAGGTGACGTGGTCGAGGTGACGGACTGGGTGTCCGGTGGCGCCGAGGCGACGCAGGTGTCGGGCAAGCGGATCCTGTACCGATCCACGGACATCGAGAACCAACCGATCGTCGTCTCGGGAACCGTGTTCGTGCCTCCGGGGCAGGCGCCGGAGGGCGGTTGGCCGATTCTTGCGATCGGGCATGGGTCCACCGGCATCAACGTCGACTGCGCACCTTCACTCACCCCGGACCTGTACGGCCTGCTCCGGTTGGTCCGCAACTACCTGCGTGCGGGGATGGCCGTCACCTTCGCGGACTACTCCGGGCTCGGCACGCCGAGTGGACCCCACCCCTATCTCGACCCGTATGCGGCGGCCCGAACGGTGATCGACTCCGTACGCGCCATCCGACACGTCTTCCCCAGCATGTCGTCGACATGGGCGACCTACGGCATCTCCCAGGGTGGAGCAGCCAGCTGGGCGGCCGACGAGCTCGCGGCGGACTATGCGCCGGAACTCCGCCTTGTCGGAGCTGTGGCACAGGTTCCGTCGACGGACAAGACCCCGATGGTGGATCTGGCCGCTGCCGGCACCTTGACCCTCGAACAACAGGGCATCCTCCAATGGCTGGAGGAGTCGTTGGCGCGCAGGCATGCCGATTTCGACCTGAACAACTATCGCCAGGGTGGCCTCGCGGAGCGGTGGACCGACCTCAGTGGCTGCGGGCGGTCGAACGCGCGAGAGCGCGCGCTACGGCAGATCTCGGCCTCCGAGTTCGCGCCGTCGAGTCCTGCCGCCGCCGAACGCCTGCGCACGTTGCTGCAGTCGATGGCGTTGCCGCGCACACGGTTGTCGGCCCCGCTGTACGTCTTGTACGGCGGCGCCGACCGGTTCAATGCCCCCGAGTGGATCACCGCCGGCATTCGGAAGGCCTGCGAACTCGGTGGCCCGATCACCATCACCTACAGCCCCGGGGCCGGGCACGGCAACGTGGACACGAGCGGCATCGCGCGGTATCTGGCCGACCGGGTCGCCGGCGTGCCGGTGCGCGATGATTGTCGTCGATGA
- a CDS encoding multidrug efflux SMR transporter: MTTLSNIATNKWLVLGCAIVSEVSATLALRASVDDARWLVLVVTGYLGGFAFLALVLRAGMPVGVAYGIWAAVGVALTAVLAALIFGDAFTVGIGVGIAIVIGGVLLVELGSHSGRETADEPKAPE; encoded by the coding sequence ATGACCACCCTCTCGAACATCGCGACGAACAAGTGGCTTGTCCTCGGCTGCGCCATCGTCAGCGAGGTCAGTGCCACCCTTGCCCTGCGCGCGTCGGTGGACGACGCGCGGTGGCTGGTTCTGGTGGTCACCGGATACCTCGGCGGGTTCGCCTTCCTCGCGCTTGTCCTGCGGGCCGGGATGCCGGTGGGGGTTGCCTACGGGATCTGGGCGGCCGTGGGGGTCGCACTCACCGCGGTGCTGGCCGCCCTCATCTTCGGTGATGCGTTCACCGTGGGCATCGGGGTGGGTATCGCGATCGTGATCGGTGGAGTCCTCCTGGTCGAATTGGGCTCGCACAGCGGCCGTGAGACGGCGGACGAACCCAAGGCGCCCGAATGA
- a CDS encoding multidrug efflux SMR transporter, translating into MTWTYLMIAIVFEVAGTLSLRASDGFRKMIWLIPTVVGYLVAFGALSLTLAGGMPVGVAYGIWAACGVALTAVVARLVFKDPLTWVMGAGIVLIACGVLVIELSSSHH; encoded by the coding sequence ATGACGTGGACGTACCTGATGATCGCGATCGTCTTCGAGGTCGCGGGCACGCTCTCACTGCGAGCGTCGGACGGCTTCCGCAAGATGATCTGGCTGATTCCGACCGTTGTCGGCTATCTGGTTGCGTTCGGCGCCCTCTCGCTGACCTTGGCCGGCGGCATGCCCGTCGGTGTGGCCTACGGGATCTGGGCCGCGTGCGGCGTCGCATTGACCGCGGTCGTGGCGAGGTTGGTCTTCAAGGACCCGCTGACCTGGGTGATGGGTGCAGGCATCGTCCTGATTGCCTGTGGCGTCCTGGTCATCGAACTGAGTTCATCGCACCATTGA
- a CDS encoding isopenicillin N synthase family oxygenase, which yields MTYDMTELQRERRMGAIGTESTREVRRISLADLSTRRAEIADELWSAATDIGFFQVVDHGIDLTEVRRAFAMAEAFFALPAEVKARYPKRFNSGWESMTQVRPSVGTPDQKESYQVTLSNMDGLWPSDDELVGFTDTIKAFEAKCWRLAMDLLSLFAEKMGFHRDFFAAAHDPTSATYQSTLRLLHYFAVPQDAELTGMWRAGAHTDFDCLTLLFQRNGQGGLQVCPGKEMDSQEWTSVEPSDDAITCNIGDMLMRWSDDVLPSNFHRVRSPGAGDDRGARYSIAFFAQANSEVVIEGPNGKYPPINAKDYLHQRISANFAK from the coding sequence ATGACGTACGACATGACCGAATTGCAGCGCGAACGCCGAATGGGCGCAATCGGCACCGAGAGCACACGCGAGGTGCGGCGCATCTCGCTGGCCGACCTCAGCACCAGACGCGCCGAGATCGCCGATGAATTGTGGTCGGCAGCAACCGACATCGGGTTCTTCCAGGTGGTCGACCACGGCATCGACTTGACCGAGGTACGTCGGGCCTTCGCGATGGCAGAAGCATTCTTCGCACTGCCGGCCGAGGTCAAGGCCCGTTATCCGAAACGATTCAATTCCGGGTGGGAGAGCATGACCCAGGTTCGGCCGTCGGTGGGAACCCCGGACCAGAAGGAGTCCTACCAGGTCACCCTCTCGAACATGGACGGGCTCTGGCCGTCCGACGACGAACTCGTCGGGTTCACCGACACCATCAAGGCTTTCGAAGCCAAATGCTGGCGCCTGGCGATGGATCTGCTGTCGCTGTTCGCCGAGAAGATGGGTTTTCACCGTGACTTCTTCGCGGCGGCCCACGACCCGACGTCGGCCACCTACCAGAGCACCCTGCGTCTGCTGCACTACTTCGCGGTCCCGCAGGACGCCGAACTGACCGGGATGTGGCGAGCGGGAGCGCACACCGATTTCGACTGCCTCACACTGCTTTTCCAGCGAAACGGTCAGGGCGGACTGCAGGTGTGCCCGGGCAAGGAGATGGATTCACAGGAATGGACGTCGGTCGAACCCTCCGACGATGCGATCACCTGCAACATCGGGGACATGCTGATGCGGTGGAGCGACGACGTACTACCGTCCAACTTCCATCGGGTGCGCAGCCCGGGGGCCGGGGACGACCGTGGTGCACGGTATTCCATCGCCTTCTTCGCCCAGGCCAACAGCGAGGTGGTCATCGAGGGTCCCAACGGTAAGTACCCACCGATCAATGCAAAGGACTATCTGCACCAGCGGATCAGTGCGAACTTCGCGAAGTAG
- a CDS encoding nitrate ABC transporter substrate-binding protein yields the protein MTFSHRRRFGITAVALTTLTLSACAFGSDDAAETVSIEPAAAEQSLADVCPANVGVQLQWQPQSDMGALFAMLGPGYQVNTDDKSVTGPLVAGGKDTGVDITLKSGGPAIGFQSVTSQLYVDDSAMLGVVHGDQLVSAAADQPVVGVTPLLKYSPAILMWDPQTHPEWKSVSDVGTGDATVVVSKDQIFPQWMVAKGLLKPSQIDTSYDGAPSRFVGDPAIAQQGFANSEPYTYEEETPAWDKPVSYGLIKDAGYDIYASNVSVRADKLAEFSPCLEKLVPIIQQAGVDYITSPEATNKVIVDVVSQDQTYSPYSEGEAAFSADLLQEKGLLANEDNGSFGVYDEARTSRNVAELTPVLAAGGNRVPASMTAQQMFTNQFTDPAISIP from the coding sequence ATGACGTTCTCGCACCGCCGGCGTTTCGGCATCACTGCCGTAGCGCTCACCACGTTGACCCTGTCCGCCTGCGCATTCGGGTCCGACGACGCGGCAGAAACGGTCTCGATCGAACCGGCGGCAGCGGAGCAAAGTCTCGCCGATGTGTGTCCGGCAAACGTCGGCGTGCAGTTGCAGTGGCAGCCACAGTCCGACATGGGCGCTCTCTTTGCCATGCTCGGCCCGGGCTACCAGGTGAACACCGACGACAAATCGGTCACCGGCCCGCTGGTGGCGGGAGGCAAGGACACCGGAGTGGACATCACACTGAAGTCCGGCGGACCGGCGATCGGGTTCCAGTCCGTCACCTCGCAGCTGTATGTGGACGACTCGGCGATGCTCGGTGTGGTGCACGGAGATCAGCTGGTGTCGGCGGCCGCCGACCAACCTGTGGTCGGCGTGACCCCACTGCTCAAATACAGCCCCGCGATTCTGATGTGGGATCCGCAGACGCATCCCGAATGGAAGTCCGTCAGCGATGTGGGCACCGGCGATGCCACCGTCGTGGTTTCCAAGGACCAGATCTTCCCGCAGTGGATGGTGGCAAAAGGTCTGTTGAAGCCGTCTCAAATCGACACCAGCTACGACGGCGCACCATCGAGGTTCGTCGGTGACCCGGCGATCGCCCAGCAGGGGTTCGCGAACTCGGAGCCGTACACGTACGAGGAGGAGACACCGGCGTGGGACAAACCGGTGTCCTACGGCCTGATCAAGGATGCCGGCTACGACATCTACGCCTCGAATGTCTCTGTGCGAGCTGACAAACTCGCCGAGTTCTCACCGTGCCTCGAGAAACTGGTGCCCATCATCCAGCAAGCGGGCGTCGACTACATCACCTCTCCCGAGGCGACGAACAAGGTCATCGTCGACGTGGTGTCGCAAGACCAGACCTACTCGCCCTACAGCGAGGGCGAAGCCGCTTTCAGTGCTGATCTCCTGCAGGAGAAGGGCCTGCTCGCGAACGAGGACAACGGCTCGTTCGGTGTTTACGACGAGGCCCGCACCAGCCGCAACGTCGCCGAACTGACACCCGTACTGGCCGCAGGGGGAAATCGTGTGCCCGCCTCGATGACCGCGCAGCAGATGTTCACCAACCAGTTCACCGACCCGGCCATCTCCATTCCCTGA
- a CDS encoding ABC transporter ATP-binding protein translates to MRLADTVRDADARRLTKNTQIVFADVGKQFDTGTVAVEGVDLEVRRGDFVAVVGPSGCGKSTLLRMAAGLEEPTAGSVAVADDSVGFIFQEPTLLPWRSVRANVELSAELRRENRTAVKRRAAESISAVGLEQFADQLPKALSGGMKMRVSLARALTLSPATMLLDEPFGALDEMTRLDMQVELQRLYAERQFTAMFITHSVSEAVYLANRVVVMTARPGRIAAQFDIDFPYPRSPELRFDTRFTDHVSEISATLHRSNR, encoded by the coding sequence ATGAGACTCGCGGACACAGTGCGGGACGCAGACGCGCGCAGGCTCACGAAGAACACGCAGATCGTCTTCGCCGATGTCGGCAAGCAGTTCGACACCGGGACGGTTGCCGTGGAGGGAGTCGACCTCGAGGTGCGCCGCGGGGATTTTGTGGCGGTTGTCGGGCCGTCGGGTTGCGGGAAGTCCACGCTCTTGCGGATGGCAGCCGGTCTCGAGGAGCCGACCGCGGGATCGGTCGCAGTGGCTGACGATTCGGTCGGCTTCATCTTCCAAGAACCAACGTTGCTGCCGTGGCGAAGTGTTCGGGCGAATGTCGAGTTGTCGGCCGAGTTGCGTCGCGAGAATCGTACCGCCGTCAAACGTCGTGCCGCGGAGTCGATCTCCGCGGTGGGCTTGGAGCAATTCGCGGATCAACTACCCAAAGCACTTTCTGGTGGCATGAAGATGCGTGTGTCGTTGGCGCGGGCGCTGACGCTGTCGCCGGCCACGATGCTGCTCGACGAACCGTTCGGCGCACTCGACGAGATGACCCGGCTGGACATGCAGGTCGAACTCCAAAGGCTCTACGCCGAAAGGCAATTCACCGCCATGTTCATCACGCATTCGGTGTCCGAGGCGGTCTACCTCGCCAATCGGGTGGTGGTGATGACCGCACGACCGGGACGCATAGCCGCTCAGTTCGACATCGACTTTCCTTATCCACGCAGCCCCGAGCTGCGATTCGACACCCGCTTCACCGACCACGTCTCCGAGATCTCGGCGACCCTGCACAGGAGCAACCGATGA